A stretch of DNA from Chitinivibrionales bacterium:
CTTGATCATGGGCTGGTATCCGAGATCGTTTCGGACCTCTGCTTTGTCCGGGGTGTTCCCTGGCTCGCTACCTGGAACGGAGTGCAATATTTCGATTCGTCACAGCGGCGTTTCATACCGGTTCCGTTCAAGCGTGATATGATCGGTGCACGGGTCCTTGCAATGGAATATGTGGAGGGCGCGGGGGTATATTTCTCGGTTGACGGCAAGGGGTTGTTTCTTCAGGAAAGACCCGATACCATTGCCCGCCATATAGATATACCATCCGTAAACGCCGCCGACCGAATAACCTGCATCAAGAATACCGGCACCCGTCTGTATATCGGCGTAGAGAACCGCCGCCTCTTTACGGCGAATACCGGTAATCATAACTTTACTGAAATACCCTTTACCTGGGACCGGTCGCCAAAAACGCTTGTCTGGGATGTTATCGAGCATGATCGCACTCTCTGGGTGGCCACCTCTGATGATGGCGTCTGGACAAAGGCGGATACAGCCGATACACTCCGTATGCTCGATGATTTTCCGGCAAAGGGGGCCTATGTTTTTTATGAGGAAGATGATGGTTTCTGGTGCGGAACTCCCTTCGGACTCTGGCGATATCATGACCGGAACAGGGCCTGGGTTCAATTTATCCATCCTGAGGCCAAAGGTCCTACCGATTTTCAGGTTTTTGCCCTTACCGGTGTTCCTGATATGCTCTGGTATGGAAGTATGGATCTGGGGGCGGGGTATATCAAAAAAGAGAATGTGGAGTGGCGGCCCATGCGCGCGGGGCTTTCCAATCCCAATGTAGCGGCTATCATTGCAAATGAGACCATGGTATGGACCGCCTATGGATATCAGGGTGGGTATATCGATAAGTTTTTTGCCGATAATGTGCAGTATGATCGCAACTATGGCTCCATGGCCGGTATTGGTGACGATCATGTTCAGGCCTTTGCTTTGTGTGACTCGGTGCTCTTTTACGGCAGCTACCGAGGTTTCGGGTATTTTGATTACCGAACCCGGTTGTTCCGTCATTATGAAGCCGAAGAACAGCTGCCCTTTGGCGATATCGCCGCTATTGTATGCCCCCAAAAAGGTCCTGTCTATCTGGCAAGCCTCTTTGGAGTAATTGAGTTTTATCCTGAAAAAGATTCCTTTGCCGTACTCGAGGAGACCGGACCCTTTCGGATTACATCACTACTGCTTTTTGAAAACAAACTCTTTTGTGGTACACTTTCCCACGGGGTAGTAAAAATGGATCGGGAGAGTCGAAAGGTCGATACTCTTTGGGGAGGTATTAAAGGCAGTATCGTGGGACTCTCTGAATATGAGACAGAGAATGGAAGTAGCCATGTTTTTGTTGCCACAAAGAGAAACGGATGTTTCGCTATAGAAACATCGTCAAATAAAGTATCTTCTATTGAAATGCCCCGTGATAAATCGAGGAGCCCCAAACAATATGAAAATCATTGTATGGCGATGAGGAAAATTGGAAACAGAATATGGCTCGGTACACGAGAAACCGGTGCAATTGTTTATAATTGTTCGACACGCCGATGGAAACGATTCGATTATTACGACGGGCTGGTGAGTGATCAGGTCCGGTCGTTCCATGATACCAACAGGTATATCTGGATTGGATGCTATGGTGGGATCAACAGAATCGATAAAGCATATGTAAATGAAATACTGCAAAGCAAATGACAGCCTTAACAGGAATTGCTGTAATAAACGTTGCTATGGAAGGAATTGATATGATGAAACGTATTCATGTGCTTGGAATGGTTGTTACCGTTCTTGTCATAAATGCATCGTCGGTCTCAAAGGCTGATGATTTATCCAAAGGGCTTATGGCCTTGAAACGCGGGAATGCACAGCTGGCGGTCAAATTCTTGAGCAAAGCCCATTCAGAAAATTCCGAATCCTTTCGTGCCAATATGGGGTTGGGCAATGCATACCTTATGCAGAAGAATTATGAGAAGGCGCTTCCCTATCTTAATAAAGCGGTTTCACTGGACCCTCGCAGTATCGGCGCCCGGGCAAATCTGGCCAGTACCTTTTCAGCGCTGGGCAAACCCGACAGGGCTATCGAGCTGTATACGTCGATTGTCAAAGAAGAGCCTGACAATGCCGAAATACATAACAATCTTGCTGCAGTCTACCATGTAAAGGGAGCTATAAAGAAAGCGATTAATTTATATAATGAAGCTATCCGGCTCAATCCTCACGAAGCGAGATATTATGTCAATATAGGAAAAGTATATGAGCATACCGGCAATAACGAGCGGGCCATTGAGCTGTATGAAAAGGCGCTCGAACTTAATTCGCGATCACAAGAGGCGCTGATTTCTCTTGGACAGGTTTATCGAAATAAAGCCGAATACGAAAAAGCCAAAGAGCTTTTTCTCAAGACGATTTCTTATTATTCCGATTCCTGGGAAGCCCAGGGAGAACTGGGGACGGTTCTTGAGGTTGAAGGTCTGCTCGATCAGGCGATTTACCGGTACTTTCAGGCCCTGAAAATTAATCCCAAAAGCGATAAATTTATGGAAGCCCTTGCCATGGCCTATGCAAAAAAGGGTGATCTCGACAAGGCGATCAGCTACTTTCGTCAACTGATAAACCGTCACCCGGGATCGGCGCGCGCCCATGGAGAACTCGGGGTGGCCCTTGTTCAGAATAAGGATTATTATACCGCGGTGGGGGAGCTGAAAATTGCACTTGAAAAGGACCAGGAAAATATCCGCTATCTGAACTCACTTGGTATTGCTTATCTGAAGCTGGAGAAATACGAACTGGCCGCCGGTTGTTTCGAGGATGTTCTTAAGAACAATGCAAACAATGAAGAGGCCCGGCTCTACATGGGGATTACTACATACAAACAAAACCTCCCGGGAAAGGCCGAAAAATATCTCAAGGGTGTTCTGGCGCTTTCACCGGCCAATGCCGATGCCCGCTATTATACCGGCATGGTTGAATTAAAGAAAGAGAAATATGATGCGGCTGTTGCCCAGTTTACCGAACTAAAATCCTTCGCGCCCCGGGATCCACGGGCATGGTACGGGCTGGGGGTTACCTACTCCCGGAAAAAAAATACCACAAAAGCTCTCGAATACCTTGTGAAGGCTGTTGAGCTTGATGAAAAAAACAATGAGGCCCGCTGGGAACTTGCAAAAATTTATGAGTCGACAGGGGCAAAGGAAGATGCGTATCGCCAGTACAAGAAAATCCTGCTTATCGATCCCGAGTTCCACCTTAAAGATGTAATCAAAGATCGCATGGAAGAACTTCGGCAGGATGGTATTGCTGAAGATGACGAGTGGCGGAATTATTGAAGATTCACCCTGAATTTCACGAAAAATCACAAATGAAAAATACTTTGTGAATTCGCAGAATTAGATTTCTACAAATATTCCTTCAAATATTTGCCGGTCTCCGATTCGGGGCGATTCGTCAGTTCTTCGGGGGTGCCAGCGGCAATAATCCGGCCACCTCTGTCACCGCCTTCCGGACCGATGTCGATGATATGATCGGCGCATTTGATAACATCGAGATTATGTTCGATAACGATAATCGTATTGCCTTTGTCGACAAGTTCCTGAATGACATTCATGAGCATGACAATGTCTTCGAAATGAAGGCCTGTTGTTGGCTCATCGAGGATATACATTGTTTTCCCGGTGGCTCTTTTCGACAACTCGGCGGCAAGTTTTATCCGCTGTGCTTCACCGCCCGAGAGGGTGGTTGCCTGCTGTCCGAGATGAATATATCCGAGTCCGACCCGGGAGAGAATCGAAAGCTTTGTTTTTATTCCCGGTATTTTGTCGAAAAAGACCAGTGCTTCATCAACCGTCATCTCCAGTACATCGGAGATATTTTTCCCTTTAAAGGTGATTTCGAGGGTTTCCCGGTTGTAACGTTTCCCGCGGCATGTTTCGCACTCGACATAAACATCGGGCAGAAAATGCATTTCTATTTTAATCAGGCCGTCTCCCTGGCAAGCCTCGCACCGGCCGCCCTTGACATTGAAACTGAATCGTCCGGGAGCATACCCCCGTATTTTACTTTCCGGGAGCATGGCAAAAAGGTTCCGTATCGGATCGAACAGTTTGGTATAGGTGGCAGGATTTGACCGCGGTGTCCGCCCGATAGGAGACTGGTCGATATCGATTACCTTATCGATCAGCGAAAGCCCTTTTATCTTTTTATAGGGAAGGGGGGTGAGTTTTGAGCGATATAACTCTCTGGCCAGGGCCGGATACAAGGTCTGGTCGATCAGCGTACTTTTCCCCGACCCCGAAACACCGGTAACACAGATCAGTTTTCCCAGCGGAAATACGGCATTGATATTTTTCAGATTATGGCCCGATGCCCCGGTGAGGGTTATCGACTTTCCCGAACCTTTACGCCGACTTCTCGGCAGAGGAACGGTTTTCTTTCCTGACAAGTAGGCGCCGGTAACCGATGAATTATTTCTGGCAATGCTTTTCGGCGTTCCCTGAGCAACGACTTCTCCGCCCTGTGTTCCTGCGCGGGGACCGATATCGATCAGGTAGTCGGCGGCGAGAATTGTCTCTTTGTCATGTTCGATAACAACGACCGTATTACCGAGATCGCGCAGAGAAATAAGGGTGTTGAGAAGGCGCTTGTTGTCGCGCGGGTGAAGTCCGATACTGGGTTCATCGAGGATATAAATAACCCCGGTAAGCCGTGAGCCGATCTGGGTCGCCAGTCTGATTCGTTGGGTTTCACCACCCGATAATGTGGATGCCATTCTGCTCAGTGAGAGGTAGGATAACCCTACATTGATTAGAAAATCGAGTCGCTGGTTGATTTCCGCAAGTATCTGACGGCCGATTTGCATCCTACTTTTAGATAATTTGAGATCACTGGAAAAGAAGGCTTTGAGATTCTCGATAGCCAGATCGGAGAGTTCACCGATGTTTTTACCGTTGACACGGACCGCCAGACTCTCTTTTCTCAGCCGACGGCCATTACAATGGGGACAGGGAGTCCGGGTCATGTACCCTTCGATCCACCGCCTGATTTCTTCGGAAGATGATTCCTTATATCGCCGCACAAGGTTGGGAATGATTCCTTCAAATTCCCGTTTAAACTGCCCGTATCCTTCCCGCGACCGCGACTGCCACCGCATGAGAATTCGTTCTTTGCCCGCACCGTAAAGGATGATTTTTTTGAACCGTGCAGGAAGATCTTTAAACGGACGGTTCATGGGGATATCGAAATGGGAGCAGACCGATTCGAGTATCTGACGGCTCCAGCTTCCTATATTCGTTGTCGCACTCCAGGGTTCCAATGCGCCGCCGATCAGGGTTCGTGAAGGATCGGGAACGACAAGGTCCTTGTCGATTTCCATCAGATAGCCGAGACCGCTGCATTTTTCACAGGCGCCGAAAGGACTGTTGAAGGAAAACATGCGGGGAGACAGCTCATCATAGCTGATATCGCAATGCGGACAGGTAAGGAGTTCCGAAAACATGACTTCATTACTACCGATACGATCGATTATGACCATATGATTCGCACTGAGCTTGAGAGCCGTTTCAAGGGATTCGGTAAGCCGGTTACGAATACCCTTATGGTTGGTAAGACGGTCAACAACAACTTCGATAGTATGCTTTTTGTTCTTGTCGAGAGTAATCTCTTCGTCGAGCGATCTTATTTCATTGTCGACACGGATGCGAATATATCCGTCTTTCTGGAGTTTTTTGAAAAGCTCCCGGTATTCTCCTTTACGGCCCGATACAACGGGAGAAAGAATCTGAAACTTTTCCTTCTCCGGAAAAGCCATAACTTTATCGGATATTTCCTGAACGGTTTGCCGGCTGATAGGGCGTCTGCAATTATAGCAGAATGGATCGCCGACCCGGGCATAGAGGAGTCTGAGATAATCGTGGATTTCGGTAATTGTCCCGACAGTCGAGCGTGGATTATGACTGATTGTTCGCTGCTCGATACAGATGGCGGGAGAGAGGCCTTCAATGGAATCCACATCGGGTTTTTCCATAAGCCCGAGAAACTGCCGGGCATAGGCAGACAACGATTCAACATACCGCCGCTGGCCCTCGGAATAGAGCGTGTCGATAGCAAGGGATGATTTTCCCGAACCGGACAGACCGGTAATGACAGTCAGGCTGCTGCGGGGTATGGTAACGGATATATTCTTGAGATTGTGCTCGCGTGCACCTTTAATAACAATGTCGGAGGTATGCATGGGTCAATATAAGTCGGGGTTAAATTAATTCCGCCTTCCGGGCGGTCTGATAGAACGCGCGGTGGTACTCCAGCCATGAATGTTGTATGCCCTCGGCGAGTTTATATTTGTCGAAGGGTTTGAAAAAAATAGCACATTTTGAAATACGTTTGATTTTAATAAGAGTATGTTTGGGATTATACCCGAATCCGGTCATTAAGGCAACTTCAGAATTGACCTGTTTATTGCGGAGGGCGGCTAGAAATTCGTAACCGTCCATCTCGGGCATGGCAATGTCGGTTAAAATCAGAAAAAATGGCTGTTCCTCGAGAAGCTCGATGGCATGGGATACCGAAGAACTGGGAGCAATATCCCATCCAAGCGAATGGAGGAAAATAGCCAGAAAATCCAAAACATCTTCTTCGTCATCAACAACGAGTATCGTGTTACTGATCTTTTTGCTTGAAAAGTTCATCGGTTTTATCGATTAGCTCCTGTTTGCCGAATGGTTTAGTAATATATGCATCTGCTTTCATTACGTGCAAGCCGACCATTTCATCAAAGCCTTCCGATTTTGCCGTCAGAATCGCGATGGGTACACCGACGAATTCGGGATCTTTACGGATTATTTTAAAAACCTCCCATCCGTCAAGCCTGGGCATACGCAGATCGAGAAGGATTGCATCGGGCTTATATGATTTTGCCGTTCCATACGCAGCTTCCGGATCAAGAATCGTCTGGACTTCATAGTCTCTGGTTTCAAGCACAAGCTTGACCAGATCAGCAATGTCTTTCTCGTCTTCAACAACTAGTATCTTCTTTGACATGTAATTACCCTCACCGTTTGAGGTGTTCTGAAAAAAGCCAGTTCCAATATCGGAAGCAAACACCGGCAGCAACTAATATGGCGGCAAATCGAATAATCATAGGGAGTGTTTCGGAGATAGTAAATCCGATACTTCCATGCAGCGTATCGATTGTAAAGGCAATGAAGATAAGCATGCATGTTCCGTAGAGAATCCGGTAATAGGGTGCGATTTTGAGCGCTTCTCCAAGCCGCCTGCTCAGGTATGAAAGCAGCAGCATAAGCAGGATCACCGCCATATCGCAAACAAACAAGTATTTCAATAAAAACATAAGAGCTATTTTCGGGGTTTTTTCATTATATAGTACAGCAATACCGAATTCCAGCCCGCCGCAATGCTTCCACCGATAAGAAGCAGGGTCTGGGCGGTACGCAATATTTTCGATTCGTTACCGACAATAAGAATGCTGCAAAACAGCACTGTCCAGAGTATTAGGGCGATCATGAAGCCCAGTTTCGGTGACGGTTCGGTGAATTTTTTATGGTAGAATGCAGAGATCATGTAGCAAAAGAGCACCAGGCCGGTGGCGCCGATCAGATATCCAATGAGAAGAAGCTCAGAGGCTGTGATCTGATTTCCCACAGTTATTTTCCTTTGCCGAATGCGTTAACAAATGCATCCTGCGGCGTCGAATGGGTAATACCGCTCATGATACCTTCCCTGCCTGCGAACTTGGCTTCGACTTCAATGCCTTTGGATGTTACGTTGAAACATCTGATGTCTTTATGATGATGACTTCCGCGCATTTTAAGCACAATAAGCGCCTTCTGGATTTCACTGTCGACCTCCACATACCTGAGCAGAAAATAGGAGTCGACAATAAAGGGTATTTTGCTCGTCACATGATCCATTTGACCCATGAGACTGTCGTTTTCCCGTAAAAGGATACTGGTCACTTCTTCCCGCTTCAATGAATTGATAAACTGCCGCTCTATTTCCCTGAGCTCGAATTCATCGAGGGACAACGACTCGAAATGGGTCATGCTGTCGATAGCGACCCGTTTGATATTCATTTTTTCGATTATCTCGACGAACTCACCGTCGAGTTTTTCGAATTCTCCCAGTGTTGTCTGGGGATCTGAGAAAACGACTTTCAGAAGTCCCTTTTCTTCCAGTGCCTTGAAATCCCATCCGAACTGAAGCGCATCGTGATAATATTGCTGAGGGAATTCCTCGAAAGTAATTATCAGACCGGGTTCGTTGTGTTGGGTGATTCCATTATAAATGAATTGCATGGCCAGGGTGGTTTTGCCGGTACCCGGAGCACCTTCAATAAGGTTGGCTGTACCGGGCAGCAATCCGCCCATAAGCATTTTGTCTAAAGCCTTTATGCCAAAAGAAATTCGTTGGTCACTCATAGTATGTACCTCGGAAGGTTATGATAAAAGATACTGTATTACCGCTTTTTGTACATGGAGGCGGTTTTCCGCCTCATCCAAGGCTATCGATTGTGCCGAGTCGAGTATCTCAGAGGTAATTTCCTGTCCGCGGTGGGCCGGAAGGCAGTGAGACACAAGAACATCACCGGGGGCACGGGAGAGTAGTTCGGTGTTTACCTGATAGCCGTTAAATATCCTTTCTCTATCCGTTGCTTCATTTTCCTGTCCCATGCTTGTCCAGACATCGGTATAGATAACCGTTGCATTTTTTACTGCCTGCAAAAGATCCTGTGTTATCGAAAGCGTGCAGTTCTTTTTTTTGGCTATCTCCAGACAGGCGGCCACGATTGTTTGTGGGGGTTCGTATCCCTTTGGACAGGCCAATGTAAAATTATATCCTAATTGCATCGCCAATGCCATAAGTGATGAACATACATTATTACCATCGCCAATGAAAACAATTGTCCCGCTACCATCTTCTCCCCGATGTTCCCGGAGGGTGAGTGCAAAGGCTAATGCCTGGCATGGATGATAATAGTCGGTTAAGGCATTTACCACAGGAATAGAACAGGCCCGGGCGAGTTGAACAACGGTTGAGTGAAGATAGGTTCTGGCGATTATCAGATGAACCCATCGTTCGAGATTCCGGGCAACATCATCAACTGTTTCGCGTTTACCGAGCTGCACCATCCTGGATTCGAGATTGATCGCATGGCCCCCGAGTTCGTTCAACGCAGTTTCAAAGGTGATTCGTGTTCGCAAAGATGGCTTCTCGAATATCAAAACCCCGGTTTTCCCTCGCAAGATATCCGGTTCCCGCTGAAGCCTGTCCTTTTTCAAATTCTGCGCAATCGAAAGTATTTCGCCAATCTGATCGCCGGTATAATCAAGGAGTGTCAGAAGATCTTTATGTGGTTGTGCCATAACAAAATAACGTTAAAATAAATAGGATATTTACTGCCTGTTCGGGGCAGAGAATAAAATAAAATACATCTTTTTCCTCCCCGTCTCACAATACTAAACACTCTTTTCATAGAATATTTTCAAATCGCCCAAAAAAGATCATATATAATAATGTACAAAAACAACATTTTTTCCTTGCATGACCCTTATGCAATCCAACATATTTAACTAAATTAACAAAATATCATATAACCGATGGTCAGTATTTATATGCTGGTGTTACGGTAATTCTTCAATGGAGGGAGGGTTGTAGCCAATAGAAATGCGTCTTTTAACAGAAATGCTGAAAGGATGTTGTAACGGCAAAAGCCGTAAAAGAATGTCGTGGCTGCTTCTCTTGCCGAAATATAGCGGGCAGCCGAGAGTGTAATTAACGAGGAGGCTTACAGTGGAAATAACTGAAGTAAGAATAAGTTTGCGAAGTGAAGAAAAGCTTAAAGCATTTGCAAGCGTTACATTTGACAATTGCTTTGTTGTGCGTGGCTTAAAGATCATTAATGGTTCGGATGGCTATTTTGTATCGATGCCCAGCAGGAAGCATAAGGATGGGACCTATCACGATATTGCACATCCTATTAATAACGAAATGAGGAAGACCATCGAAGACAGAGTATTGGACGAATTTGAGCAGGAATTGAACAGATCCGGTCAGGCTGAAGAGCGGGAAGCTTTTCATCATGAAAAAGAGATCCCTGCTCACGCTGAATAGATGCCTCACATATTCCTGAAGATTTTTTATACATGGCGGGTGTTTTCCGGAAATGGAAAATGCCCGTTGTATTCCGGACAATAAAAGATCCTTTTTACCTGCAGTATACCCAAATACTATTTTTAGAAGCTTATATCTCGAATGTTGGGGCGTCGACAAGCGGCAAGTCACATGGTTTTGGTCCATGTATTCGGAGGTTCGAATCCT
This window harbors:
- a CDS encoding tetratricopeptide repeat protein, which gives rise to MTALTGIAVINVAMEGIDMMKRIHVLGMVVTVLVINASSVSKADDLSKGLMALKRGNAQLAVKFLSKAHSENSESFRANMGLGNAYLMQKNYEKALPYLNKAVSLDPRSIGARANLASTFSALGKPDRAIELYTSIVKEEPDNAEIHNNLAAVYHVKGAIKKAINLYNEAIRLNPHEARYYVNIGKVYEHTGNNERAIELYEKALELNSRSQEALISLGQVYRNKAEYEKAKELFLKTISYYSDSWEAQGELGTVLEVEGLLDQAIYRYFQALKINPKSDKFMEALAMAYAKKGDLDKAISYFRQLINRHPGSARAHGELGVALVQNKDYYTAVGELKIALEKDQENIRYLNSLGIAYLKLEKYELAAGCFEDVLKNNANNEEARLYMGITTYKQNLPGKAEKYLKGVLALSPANADARYYTGMVELKKEKYDAAVAQFTELKSFAPRDPRAWYGLGVTYSRKKNTTKALEYLVKAVELDEKNNEARWELAKIYESTGAKEDAYRQYKKILLIDPEFHLKDVIKDRMEELRQDGIAEDDEWRNY
- a CDS encoding response regulator, whose product is MNFSSKKISNTILVVDDEEDVLDFLAIFLHSLGWDIAPSSSVSHAIELLEEQPFFLILTDIAMPEMDGYEFLAALRNKQVNSEVALMTGFGYNPKHTLIKIKRISKCAIFFKPFDKYKLAEGIQHSWLEYHRAFYQTARKAELI
- the argF gene encoding ornithine carbamoyltransferase, whose protein sequence is MAQPHKDLLTLLDYTGDQIGEILSIAQNLKKDRLQREPDILRGKTGVLIFEKPSLRTRITFETALNELGGHAINLESRMVQLGKRETVDDVARNLERWVHLIIARTYLHSTVVQLARACSIPVVNALTDYYHPCQALAFALTLREHRGEDGSGTIVFIGDGNNVCSSLMALAMQLGYNFTLACPKGYEPPQTIVAACLEIAKKKNCTLSITQDLLQAVKNATVIYTDVWTSMGQENEATDRERIFNGYQVNTELLSRAPGDVLVSHCLPAHRGQEITSEILDSAQSIALDEAENRLHVQKAVIQYLLS
- the spoVG gene encoding septation regulator SpoVG, which gives rise to MEITEVRISLRSEEKLKAFASVTFDNCFVVRGLKIINGSDGYFVSMPSRKHKDGTYHDIAHPINNEMRKTIEDRVLDEFEQELNRSGQAEEREAFHHEKEIPAHAE
- the uvrA gene encoding excinuclease ABC subunit UvrA, with the translated sequence MHTSDIVIKGAREHNLKNISVTIPRSSLTVITGLSGSGKSSLAIDTLYSEGQRRYVESLSAYARQFLGLMEKPDVDSIEGLSPAICIEQRTISHNPRSTVGTITEIHDYLRLLYARVGDPFCYNCRRPISRQTVQEISDKVMAFPEKEKFQILSPVVSGRKGEYRELFKKLQKDGYIRIRVDNEIRSLDEEITLDKNKKHTIEVVVDRLTNHKGIRNRLTESLETALKLSANHMVIIDRIGSNEVMFSELLTCPHCDISYDELSPRMFSFNSPFGACEKCSGLGYLMEIDKDLVVPDPSRTLIGGALEPWSATTNIGSWSRQILESVCSHFDIPMNRPFKDLPARFKKIILYGAGKERILMRWQSRSREGYGQFKREFEGIIPNLVRRYKESSSEEIRRWIEGYMTRTPCPHCNGRRLRKESLAVRVNGKNIGELSDLAIENLKAFFSSDLKLSKSRMQIGRQILAEINQRLDFLINVGLSYLSLSRMASTLSGGETQRIRLATQIGSRLTGVIYILDEPSIGLHPRDNKRLLNTLISLRDLGNTVVVIEHDKETILAADYLIDIGPRAGTQGGEVVAQGTPKSIARNNSSVTGAYLSGKKTVPLPRSRRKGSGKSITLTGASGHNLKNINAVFPLGKLICVTGVSGSGKSTLIDQTLYPALARELYRSKLTPLPYKKIKGLSLIDKVIDIDQSPIGRTPRSNPATYTKLFDPIRNLFAMLPESKIRGYAPGRFSFNVKGGRCEACQGDGLIKIEMHFLPDVYVECETCRGKRYNRETLEITFKGKNISDVLEMTVDEALVFFDKIPGIKTKLSILSRVGLGYIHLGQQATTLSGGEAQRIKLAAELSKRATGKTMYILDEPTTGLHFEDIVMLMNVIQELVDKGNTIIVIEHNLDVIKCADHIIDIGPEGGDRGGRIIAAGTPEELTNRPESETGKYLKEYL
- a CDS encoding response regulator; translation: MSKKILVVEDEKDIADLVKLVLETRDYEVQTILDPEAAYGTAKSYKPDAILLDLRMPRLDGWEVFKIIRKDPEFVGVPIAILTAKSEGFDEMVGLHVMKADAYITKPFGKQELIDKTDELFKQKDQ